The following are encoded in a window of Ranitomeya variabilis isolate aRanVar5 chromosome 6, aRanVar5.hap1, whole genome shotgun sequence genomic DNA:
- the LOC143781270 gene encoding 5-beta-cholestane-3-alpha,7-alpha-diol 12-alpha-hydroxylase-like isoform X1, whose translation MPGSGARPCSSTSVVLDMALLLPVLLALLASVLGGLYMLGMFRKRRPNEPPLDKGTIPWLGYALDFRKNTAGFLKNMQKKHGDIFTVQIGGYYFTFVTDPLSFGPIVKEARARLDFEKFAMELVARVFGYHSGTNDHKLLEKASTKHLMGDGLVLMTQAMMDNLQNLMLHSVDSVDGEKKWQQDGLFNYSYNIVFRAGYLALFGNESAKSQGNSEKAKKHDRDHSEELFGEFRKYDKLFPRLAYAVLPPKDKLEAERLKRLFWNMLSIKKTLQKENISGWIIDQFQYRAENGMPEYMQDRYMFLLLWASQGNTGPACFWLLLYLMKHPEAMKAVSEEVDRVLKENGQEVKPGGALINLTRDMLLKTPVLDSVVEETLRLTAAPVLIRAVKEDMNLKMSSGKEYAIRKGDRVALFPYTAVQMDPEVHPEPEKFKYKRFLNEDGTKKSEFFKNGKRLKYFTMPWGAGTTICPGRFFAVNELKQFVFLMLSYFEFELANPKEEIPDIDPNRWGFGTMQPTHDVPFKYRLRY comes from the coding sequence TATTGGACATGGCCCTGTTGCTCCCAGTACTCCTGGCCTTGTTGGCTTCGGTTCTTGGAGGTCTCTACATGTTGGGGATGTTCCGGAAGAGAAGACCCAATGAGCCCCCTCTAGATAAAGGCACCATACCTTGGCTGGGATACGCTCTCGATTTCCGAAAAaacactgcagggtttttaaaaaatatgcagAAAAAGCATGGAGATATCTTCACCGTTCAGATCGGAGGCTATTACTTCACCTTCGTCACGGATCCATTATCGTTTGGTCCCATTGTGAAAGAGGCCAGGGCCAGGCTGGACTTTGAGAAGTTTGCTATGGAGTTGGTGGCCAGAGTGTTCGGCTACCATTCTGGAACAAATGATCACAAGTTACTAGAGAAGGCGAGTACGAAGCACCTTATGGGAGATGGTTTAGTGCTCATGACCCAGGCCATGATGGACAACCTTCAGAATTTGATGCTTCATAGCGTTGACTCTGTGGATGGTGAGAAAAAGTGGCAGCAAGATGGACTATTCAACTACAGCTACAACATAGTCTTCCGGGCGGGGTATCTTGCCTTATTTGGGAATGAGTCTGCGAAAAGTCAAGGAAACTCAGAGAAAGCCAAGAAACATGACAGAGACCACTCAGAGGAGTTGTTTGGTGAGTTTAGAAAGTACGATAAACTGTTCCCACGCCTGGCCTATGCCGTACTCCCACCAAAAGACAAGCTGGAGGCCGAGAGACTGAAGAGGCTTTTCTGGAACATGCTGTCTATAAAGAAAACCCTACAGAAAGAAAACATTAGTGGCTGGATTATTGACCAATTCCAGTACCGAGCAGAGAATGGGATGCCAGAATACATGCAGGACAGGTACATGTTCCTGCTTCTTTGGGCATCTCAAGGTAACACTGGACCTGCCTGCTTCTGGCTCCTGCTCTACTTAATGAAGCATCCAGAGGCCATGAAGGCCGTCAGTGAAGAAGTCGATAGAGTTCTGAAGGAAAATGGACAAGAGGTAAAACCAGGAGGTGCTCTGATCAACCTAACCAGAGATATGCTACTGAAGACACCTGTCCTGGATAGTGTCGTAGAAGAGACCTTGAGGCTGACTGCTGCCCCAGTGCTGATCAGAGCCGTTAAGGAGGACATGAACCTCAAAATGTCATCTGGAAAGGAATATGCCATACGTAAAGGAGACCGCGTTGCCCTTTTCCCATACACCGCCGTTCAGATGGATCCAGAAGTTCACCCAGAACCCGAAAAGTTCAAATACAAAAGATTCCTGAATGAAGACGGCACCAAAAAGTCTGAGTTCTTCAAGAATGGGAAGCGGCTGAAGTATTTCACCATGCCTTGGGGGGCCGGCACTACCATATGCCCTGGTCGCTTTTTTGCTGTCAATGAACTGAAGCAGTTTGTCTTTCTGATGCTGAGCTACTTCGAATTTGAACTTGCCAATCCAAAAGAAGAGATTCCAGACATCGATCCGAACCGATGGGGATTTGGCACCATGCAGCCCACCCATGACGTCCCGTTCAAATACCGGTTACGCTACTAG
- the LOC143781270 gene encoding 5-beta-cholestane-3-alpha,7-alpha-diol 12-alpha-hydroxylase-like isoform X2, whose product MALLLPVLLALLASVLGGLYMLGMFRKRRPNEPPLDKGTIPWLGYALDFRKNTAGFLKNMQKKHGDIFTVQIGGYYFTFVTDPLSFGPIVKEARARLDFEKFAMELVARVFGYHSGTNDHKLLEKASTKHLMGDGLVLMTQAMMDNLQNLMLHSVDSVDGEKKWQQDGLFNYSYNIVFRAGYLALFGNESAKSQGNSEKAKKHDRDHSEELFGEFRKYDKLFPRLAYAVLPPKDKLEAERLKRLFWNMLSIKKTLQKENISGWIIDQFQYRAENGMPEYMQDRYMFLLLWASQGNTGPACFWLLLYLMKHPEAMKAVSEEVDRVLKENGQEVKPGGALINLTRDMLLKTPVLDSVVEETLRLTAAPVLIRAVKEDMNLKMSSGKEYAIRKGDRVALFPYTAVQMDPEVHPEPEKFKYKRFLNEDGTKKSEFFKNGKRLKYFTMPWGAGTTICPGRFFAVNELKQFVFLMLSYFEFELANPKEEIPDIDPNRWGFGTMQPTHDVPFKYRLRY is encoded by the coding sequence ATGGCCCTGTTGCTCCCAGTACTCCTGGCCTTGTTGGCTTCGGTTCTTGGAGGTCTCTACATGTTGGGGATGTTCCGGAAGAGAAGACCCAATGAGCCCCCTCTAGATAAAGGCACCATACCTTGGCTGGGATACGCTCTCGATTTCCGAAAAaacactgcagggtttttaaaaaatatgcagAAAAAGCATGGAGATATCTTCACCGTTCAGATCGGAGGCTATTACTTCACCTTCGTCACGGATCCATTATCGTTTGGTCCCATTGTGAAAGAGGCCAGGGCCAGGCTGGACTTTGAGAAGTTTGCTATGGAGTTGGTGGCCAGAGTGTTCGGCTACCATTCTGGAACAAATGATCACAAGTTACTAGAGAAGGCGAGTACGAAGCACCTTATGGGAGATGGTTTAGTGCTCATGACCCAGGCCATGATGGACAACCTTCAGAATTTGATGCTTCATAGCGTTGACTCTGTGGATGGTGAGAAAAAGTGGCAGCAAGATGGACTATTCAACTACAGCTACAACATAGTCTTCCGGGCGGGGTATCTTGCCTTATTTGGGAATGAGTCTGCGAAAAGTCAAGGAAACTCAGAGAAAGCCAAGAAACATGACAGAGACCACTCAGAGGAGTTGTTTGGTGAGTTTAGAAAGTACGATAAACTGTTCCCACGCCTGGCCTATGCCGTACTCCCACCAAAAGACAAGCTGGAGGCCGAGAGACTGAAGAGGCTTTTCTGGAACATGCTGTCTATAAAGAAAACCCTACAGAAAGAAAACATTAGTGGCTGGATTATTGACCAATTCCAGTACCGAGCAGAGAATGGGATGCCAGAATACATGCAGGACAGGTACATGTTCCTGCTTCTTTGGGCATCTCAAGGTAACACTGGACCTGCCTGCTTCTGGCTCCTGCTCTACTTAATGAAGCATCCAGAGGCCATGAAGGCCGTCAGTGAAGAAGTCGATAGAGTTCTGAAGGAAAATGGACAAGAGGTAAAACCAGGAGGTGCTCTGATCAACCTAACCAGAGATATGCTACTGAAGACACCTGTCCTGGATAGTGTCGTAGAAGAGACCTTGAGGCTGACTGCTGCCCCAGTGCTGATCAGAGCCGTTAAGGAGGACATGAACCTCAAAATGTCATCTGGAAAGGAATATGCCATACGTAAAGGAGACCGCGTTGCCCTTTTCCCATACACCGCCGTTCAGATGGATCCAGAAGTTCACCCAGAACCCGAAAAGTTCAAATACAAAAGATTCCTGAATGAAGACGGCACCAAAAAGTCTGAGTTCTTCAAGAATGGGAAGCGGCTGAAGTATTTCACCATGCCTTGGGGGGCCGGCACTACCATATGCCCTGGTCGCTTTTTTGCTGTCAATGAACTGAAGCAGTTTGTCTTTCTGATGCTGAGCTACTTCGAATTTGAACTTGCCAATCCAAAAGAAGAGATTCCAGACATCGATCCGAACCGATGGGGATTTGGCACCATGCAGCCCACCCATGACGTCCCGTTCAAATACCGGTTACGCTACTAG